The Streptomyces cyaneogriseus subsp. noncyanogenus region GACGCCGCGGCTGGGACCGTACTCCAGGAGCAGCCGGTCCGCCGCCGCCGGGCCCAGTCCGCGCCGCTCGCGCAGGTGGGCGCGGAAGGTGTCCAGGAGGGCGCCGATGTCGAGGTCGTCGAGGTGGGCGGTGTGCGGTGCGCCCGGCGCGAAGGAGATCGCCTCGGGGTAGCGCTTCATGATCTCGTTCAGGAAGCGCACCGAGTCCAGCTCGGGCTCGCCGAGCGCCGGGTGGAGGTCGGTCTGCTTGAGCCCGGCGGGTCCCACGTCCCTCAAGCCGACGCCTCCTCGGACCGGCCGAACCGTCCGACCTTGTCGACGACGTCGGGGGCGTGCATCCGCACCGCCTGTACGTAGGCGAACTCCGCCAGATAGGCGCGGAACAGGTCCGGGGGTTCCTCGGCGAGGTGCAGCATGCCGCGGTTGGCGAGGACGGCGGGGGCGGAGAGGTCTCGTACGGCCCGCTCCACCGTCTCGTCCACGCGGTCCGCCGGCACGACGTCGTCGCACAGCAGCGCCGCCTCGGGGTCGGTGGCGCGGACGACGCGGCCCTGGAGGATGATCCTGCGGGCGAGTCTGGCGCCTGTCAGGCGGGTCAGGCGCAGGCTGCCGGCCCCGGGGACGATGCCCTCCTGGGCGGCCGGCAGGCTGAAGAAGGCGTCGTCCGCGGCGATCACCCGGTCGGCGACGAGCAGCAACTGCATGCCGCCGCCGATCGCGAAGCCCTCCACGGCGGCGATCCAGGGCTTCTCCACCGTCTGTCCGGCCGCGTCGCCCGCGGCGGGGTCGAGGAGGATGCCGCGGAGCATCTTGGCCACGTAGCCGAGCTCCCTGCGCAGCAGGAAGTCGACGAAGGAGATGCGTCCGTCCCTGAGCTGCTTGAGATTGATGCCGGCGCTGAACACGCGCCTGCCGCGGTAGCGCGGGTGGGTCATCACGCTGCCGCGCAGCACCCCGACGCGGACGGAGTCGTCCAGGAGGACCAGGTCGACGGCGGTCTCCATGTCGTCGATGAGCTGGTCGTCCTCGGCGTTGAGGCAGTGCTCGTTGTGCACGGTCAGGTACCCGGCGCCGTCGCGGCGTTCGAGGTCGACCGTGGTGAGCCGGACGTGTCCGAGGCGGCGGAAGTCGTCGAGCAGTTCCCGTGCCCGGGGGGTCGGGGCGCGCATCGCCGCCATCAGGTGGGCGCCGATGGACGGTGAGCGCAGCAGGCCCCGGAAGAAGATGCCCTGATCGATCTCGCGGCCGTGCTTGTCCGCCTGGGCGAGGGCGCGCTCGGCCGCGAGTTCCGCCCGGGTCGGCACGAGCCCGGGGAAGCGCTCGGCCGCGGCGAAGGCCAGCTCGGCCAGGCGGGGGAACCGGGTGCGTCCGTCGGTCAGTCCGTCGTAGACCTGCTCCGCGTGCCGGGCGATGAACCGCTCCCGCAGCGTCCGGCAGGCCGTGACGATGTCCGCCGCGAGGCGTGCCTGCTCCTCGTCGCGCCGCGGCGCGGGCGGCAGCGCGGCGAGCAGCCAGTCCCCGGCGCGCAGGTGGCGGGTCAGGTCGTCCGCGTCCCGCTGGAGCGGTCCGTCCAGCGCGGGCCGGCCGGCGTGCCACCGGGTGACGGCGCCCGGTGGCACGGGGGCCGTCCGCCCGTCCGTGTACGTCGCTGTGGCGTCCGTCATGGCTGGGTCCCTCCGGAGGCGGTCGCGCCGGCGGTGCCGCGCAGCCGCAGCTCGCGGTCGCAGGCGGCGAGGTGCGCGCCGAGCGCGTCGTCGATGTCGGTGCTCGGGCCGTCGAGCAGGAGGCGGCGGCGGACGGCCAGCTCGGCTCCCTGGGCCGCCGCCAGGCGGGACGCCGCGCGCCCGGCCGCGTCGGCGCCCGGGTCGATCTCGTCGACCAGGCCGAACGCCAGGGCCTGTGCCGCGTCCAGAGCGGGGGCGCGGGCCAGCAGGCCGCGGGCCTTGCGGGTCCCGATCTGGTCGGCCAGGCGGTGCAGCAGGGTGCCCGGCCACATCCGGCCGGCGTGTACCGGAAGGGTCAGCTCCAGGTCCGGGGCGGCCACGCGGTGGTCGGCGACCAGGAGCAGGTCGAGGGCCGGGCCGGCGCAGGCGCCGACGGCGTGCACGACGACGGCGGCCGGTACGCGTTCGAGGCGGCGCAGGGCCCTCTCCCAGCGGGTGACGTGCCGGATGCCGGTCTCCGGTCCCGGCCATCCGGGGTGCTCGCCCACGGCGGAGCCGGGAGGGGAGGCGGCGGTGAGCCGCAGCACGACGGGGGTGCCGGGCGCGTCCTCCGCCCGTGCGCAGACCGCCTCGATCTCTGCGGTCACCGCGGCGAGCGGCCGTTCGGCACGGACGTCCAGCGTGCCGGGTGCGTCCCGTGGGTGCGGTGCCCGGCGGTGGTCGCGTACGTCCGTCTCGCGCAGATCCATTGCGTCCTCCTTTCCCTGCGGCATCACCATCGGAGCAACGCCGTCTCGATCGTCGAACCCGGGCCCATGGTCATCAGCACTCCGTTGTCGCCCGGGGCCACGACGGCCTCCTCGAGCAGGCGCTGGTAGGAGAAGAGGAAGGCGCCGCTGGAGAGGTTGCCGCAGTCGCGCAGCACATCCGTGGTGTGCCGGGTGTCGTGGCGGGTCAGGCCCAGATTGATCCGCACCGCGTCGATGACCTTCTTGCCGCCGGAGTGGATCACCCAGTGGTCGATGTCGGAGCGCCGCAGCCCCGCCTGCGCCAGCAGCCGCCCGACCGCCCGTTCCGCGTGGGCGCCGACGACGTACGGGATGTCCTGGTCCAGGAAGAAGCTGAATCTGCCCTGCTGTTCGTCCCAGTCGTAGCGCATCGCGTCCACCGCCTCCGGGATGATCCGGCTGGCGAAGCCGGTGATCTCCGGTCCGGTGTCGCCACCGCTCGTCAGGGCGAGCGCCGCGGCCCCGTCGCCGAAGAGGCTGTTCACCACCGAGGTGCGCATCGTCCCGTCGAAGACGTAGGCCGCCGAGCACACCTCGACGCACACCATCACGGCCAGTCTTCCCGGGTTGGCCGTCGCCCAGCCCGAGACCGCCGCGAGGGCGTTGAGGCCGGCGTTGCACCCCATGCCGACCACGTCGAGGCGGGAGCAGGTGACGGGGATGCCGAGTTCCTTGACGAGCAGGGCGCTGAAGCCCGGGGTGAGGAACCCGGTGGACGACACACAGCACAGGTAGCCGATGTCGCCCACATCGGCCCGCGCTTCCTTCAGGCACTTCTGGACGGCTTCGGTGCCGATCGACACGCCGCTGGTGAGGTGCTTGGCCAGCAGATCGCCCTGCGTCTCCGCCAGCCGGGTGCCGTCGGGCAGTTCGGGGGGCAGGGTCAGATAGCGCCGCTGGATCCCGCCGTTCAGGAAGAGGGACCTGATCCGCGGGTCCTCGACCCGGAAGATCTCCAGCAGCTCCTGCTGGGTGTAGGACGTCGGCGGGGTGGCGCTGCCCACGGCGACGAGCCGGGGTCCTGTCCGGCCGGGGCGTGTTCCTCGCATGGCTTCTCCTTCTCTCGGCTGGCCGCCGCCCTCTCACGGCGTGGCGATCCGGCGGCGGGACAGGCCGGGCTCAGGCGAAGAGCGACTCGACCCGGTCGCGGATGCGAGCGGCGGCGGCGAGGTCCTCGGCGACGGCGCAGTAGCGGATGGTGCCGTCGGCGTGGCTGTACGCCTTGACGATGACGACGCCGGTGCGGGTCTCGCGGTCGTAGGCGAGGCCGGACTCGGCGAGACGCTCGGCCGCGGCGGCGAAGGACGGAACGGGCCAGCCGCAGTACTCCACGAGCACCCGGTCCTTGGCGTAGTCCGGTCCGACGATCTGCCCGCCGATGATGGTGTAGATGTGCGTGGAGCCGGTGATCCGGCCGTTGTACTCGGTGAACCGGACGTCGCCGTCCTTGGTCACGATGGCGTCCGCGCAGAAGAAGCCCCGGTATCCCAGGGAGCGCAGCGACTCGCACAGCCTGGCGCCGGCGGTGACGAGGACGGCGAGCGGTCCCGCCTCCAGCTGCGGGGACGGGATGACCTGGGCGTTGGCGACCGGGGCCGAGAGCATCTCGCCCTGCTGGGAGAAGACGGCGCCGTGGTCGTCGATGACGAACTCGACGAAGATGGCCCGGCTGTCGGGGAAGTAGCGTTCGACGACGGCGGGGTGGTGCCCGTCGTTGGTGAGCCAGAGCCACCGGTCCGCGAGGTACTCCCGCACGGCGGCGCGGTCGCGGAGCTGAAGGATGCGTCCCGCGCCGACCGGTTCGACGCCGGGCACGGGGGTGAGGATCTCGTTGCCGAGCCCGCCGCAGGCGTAGTCCCGTTTCAGCATCACGGGGTGACCCGCGTCGAGCAGTTCCATGATCGCGTCTTCGGCGTCCTGCCGGTTGGTGCACACCGCGCCCTCCGGCAGCGGGACCCCGGCTCCGGCGGCGACGGCGCGGAAGACGGCCTTGCTGTTGACCAGGGTCCCGCCGCCCTGGCTGACGAATCCGTAGCCCGGTACGGCCTGTTCGGCGCCGAGGAACCGGGCCAGCGAGGCCACGGCCGCGTCGGGGGTGAGCGTGAGGACCGTGTCGACCGGCCGGCCGTCGAGGGTCTTGCGCAGTTCCTCGCGGAACTGCGGGTTGCCCAGGCGCTCCCCGGTCAGCAGCTCGGTGCCGGTGGTTCCGGGCGGCGGGACCAGCAGCCGCAGGGTGGAGGCGTCCGTGCCGGTCATGTCCGTGACGTAGGCGAGGAGTTCGGGTTCCGGCTCGACGGGCAGGACGATCAGGTCGCCGTCGCGCGCGAACCACAGCAGCAGGTGGGAGGAGGCGGCGGCGGTCTGCAGATGAGCCTGCGGAAGCCGCGCGGAGTCACCGGCGAGTTCGTCGGTGAAGCAGTTGGCGATGAGGAGTCGTGCCATGAGCGTGGCTCCTTCGTGTGAGTCGGCCGTGCCGCGAGGTGGGGGGTGCGAGGACGCGTTCGGGTCCCGGGCCTGCCCGGCGCCCGGGCGGAGGAGGGTGGCCCGGGCGCGGGTCGCCGCGCCGGGCCGGTGCTGGGGGCCCTCCTTCGGACGGATCTCCGCGGCGATCCGTCGGAGGGTCCCTAGGACAGGTAGAGGTCCGTCTCCTCCCAGGCGCGGATGGCCCGGTAGTCACGGAGGATCGGCTCGATGGTCTCGGCGACGAGGTACACGTATCCGGGCACGGTGGCCAGGTCGACGGTCCGCGGCACCGGTTCTCCGGGCGTGAGGGCGGCGCCGATCCCGGCACAGGTCTCCAGGGAGGCCAGCGCCTGACGCCACCGCTCGGAGCGGCAGTGCCCGGCCCGCTTGTTGTTGAGGTAGACCTGCCGGATCTGTCGGGACCAGCGGATGTCGTCGTCCGGGAAGCGGGCGAACGCCTCCGGGTCGGTCAGCGCCAGAGCCAGCAGGTGGACGTGCGAGGTTCCCGAGTACTCGGCGTGCAGCCAGGGCTGGGTGGAGCCCATGAGCCGGGCGCCCGTCTCGATCAGGACCGGTCCTCGCGCGGTGAGCATGACCTCGGTGTGCGCGGCTCCGTCGACGATGCCGAGCGCCGTGACGGCCTGCTGGGTGTAGCGGACGACCTCCTCGCCCCGCGGGTCGCCGCGCCGGACCGGTTCGTGGTAGTCGTACACCGGTTCGCCACCGGGCCCGCTGATCTTCACGCAGCGCCAGACGTCCACCACCTTGTGCAGACCGCCGGCGGTCACCGTGTTGACGATGTACTCCTGGCCGTCCAGGTGTTCCTGCACCAGCAGGGCGTGGTTGGGATCGCCGAAGCAGTCGTCGCCGGCCAGGATCTCCTCGGCGTACCGCCGGACCTGGCCGGCCGTGCGGCACACGTGGACGCCGTCGGTGGCGGCGCTCGCCAGCGGTTTGACGACCACGGCGCGGCCGCCGTTCTCCTCGAAGCCGGCGACGGCCGCGTCGGCGGTGGTGACCCGCGCCCCCCAGGGGGCGGCCAGTCCCGCCTCCCGTACGCACCGCGCCATCTCCGCCTTGTCGCGGCGGGCCCGCACCGTGTCGATCCGGTTGTGGGGCAGGCCCATGTGGTGGGCGAGGGTGTCGGCGAAGACGACCCCGGACTCCGCGCCGGCGATCACCCGGTCGACGCCGAGCTCGCCGAGGGCGGCCGCCGCCTTGCCGATGTCGTCGACGTGTCCCAGATCCCGTATGTACGCGTCCGGGTCGAAGCCGCGGGTGTACGACTCGCGGAAGTCGGGCTTGGTCTTCAGGTGGACGCATTCGGCTCCGAGCCGGTTCAGTTCCTGCACCAGGAGGCGGCCCGCAGAGAAGCCGTCAACCACCGCGATGCGCATCTGCCTGCCTTCAGTCGTCGGCCGCGGCCGGAGGGATGTTCTGGTTGAGGTGGAAGACGTTGTCCGGGTCGTACGTCGCCTTGACGGCGGCGAGCCGCGCCAGCCGGGCGGCTCCGTACACCTCGGCGACCTTGCCGTGCGGCTCGTCCTGGAGGTAGTTCACATAGGCGCCGCCGTGGCTGTACGGGGCCAGCCGTGCCACGGCGTCCCGGGTCCAGTCGATGTGGGTGCGGTCGCTGGCGGGATCGGTCCACTGGGACGACACGGTGTAGATGTAGGGGGCGCTCCGGCCGGGGAAGGCCGAGTCCTCTTCGGGGATGTCGGCGACGGCCCCGCGCAGGAACTCCAGTTGCACGGAGGACAGCGGCGACGGGATGCCGCGTGCGGTGGCCAGGCACTCCTCGACGACGGGCGCGGTGAGGTCGTCCAGGTAGGTGGACTTGGTGTAGTAGCGGTTGCCGGCCGGCCGTTCGTGGTCGCCCATCGTCTGGAGCTCCACATGGGTCGTGACGCGTCCGGTCGTCGCCGCGGGGGGTACCGCCTCGTGGAGCGGTGCGACGGCGTCCGCGGCCTGCTCGGGCGGTCCGAACCATACGGCGGTCAGGGACAGGACGGTCCTGCCCCGCAGGCGGTCCGGCAGCCAGCCGTCCCGGCCCGGGTAGGCGCCGGCGACCTTGAAGCCGCCGCCGACGTGCAGGTCCGGGGAGAGCTTCCCGGTGAACGTCCGGTACGCCTCCAGCGCGTCCGGCGCCCGGTCCAGGTCCCAGACGCCGGTGCGGCAGGTCACCCGGGTCGCCTCGCGCAGCCGCAGGGTGAAGCGGGTGACGACGCCGAAGTTGCCGCCGCCTCCGCGCAGCGCCCACAGCAGCTCCGGGTGGCTGTCCGGCGACGCCATGACGACGGAGCCGTCGGCGAGCACCACCTCGGCGGCGAGGATGTGGTCGCACGTCAGGCCCCAGCGCCGGCTGAGCCATCCGTACCCACCGCCCAGGGCGAGCCCGCCCAGACCCGTCTGCGAGATGATCCCGGTCGGGCAGACGAGCCCATGCGCGGCGGTCGCGGTGTCCAGGTCGGCCAGCAGGCAGCCGCCTTGCGCGTAGGCGACCCGCCGCCGGGGGTCCACGGTCACCTGCCGCATCGGCGACAGGTCGATCATGACGGCGCCGTCGGCGAGCGCCGTTCCCGCGACGTTGTGGCCGCCGCCGCGCACCGAGATCTCCAGTCCGGCGGTGCGCGCGAAGCGCAGGGCGGCGACGACGTCGGCGGTCTCGTGGCAGCGCGCGATGCGTGCCGGGCGCCGGTCGTGCATTGCGTTCCAGACGCGGCGCGCGGCGTCGTACTCCGCGTCGTCTGGGTCCAGCCACTCCATCTGGGTCTTCTCCTCGCTGTGCCCGGCGGTTCGGTCCGGGTTCCGCGGCCGGGCGGGGGCGGTCATCGGACGGTGACGGACTGCCAGTCGAAGGACACCTCGTCGAGCACGCCCAGCTCGGCGCACAGGCCGTGCAGGCCGCTGTAGTCCTGGACCAGGAGGGAGCGCCCGGGCTCGTTCTCGACATCGCGCATCATGGCCTCACCGCCTTCGATGTCCAGCAGGCGGACGATGCGTCGCCAGGTGGTGAAGTCGTGGGCGCCGAAGGCGGCGAGCCCGTCGCCGAACGCTTCGACGAAGTACGCCCGGCGTTCCGGGTCGAGCCTGGCGTGCACGGCCTTGGCCATCTCCTTGGAGATGGACGAATGGCAGTATTCGTCGCGGTTGTGCAGTTCGGCGGTGACGCGGTTGACCGGCTGCACCTCGTCGTCCTGGGCCATCAGGTCGAGATAGGCGTTGATGGACATCTCGGAGACGGTGGTGAACGCCAGGGTGGTCAGGTGCCGCTGCCAGAGGTGGTCCGCCGCGGCCAGGCGTTCCTCGTGCCGGCGTGCCTTCTTCGCCAGGGGCAGGGCGGTCTCGGGCAGGTGCCAGCCGCGGCGCCGGCGGGTGACGGCGCTGGCGTTGAGGTGCATCAGGGTGTGGTACTGCTCGTCGACCATGGCCTGTGTGACGGCCTGTACCGCGGCCTCGCCCAGACCGGCGTCGAAGGCTCCCGAAGCGATCAGGGTGAAGCCGGGGTTGACCACCCGCTGCTCGTTGTCCATGACGTTCTTGTTGAACGCCACCCAGGCCCACGCGAGCAGCTTGCGCCGGACCGGCTCGTCCAGCGCGAGATAGGTGGGGTGGTCGCGGAACGGCAGCAGGTGCTCGGGGTAGTCGGGGCGGTGCGGCTCGAAGAGGTCGTCCAGGTCGGGTTCGGCCCTCTTCACCGAGGCCCGGCGCGTCCAGTTTCCCGCCAGGCGGCTGATGACCGCGTTCTCCACCGGGTCGCCGGGGTCGTGGGCGGGCAGGGCCGGGGTGACCGGTCCGTCCGGGGAGTGCTGCGGGAGGGCGGTCATCTTCGGCCTCACCAGGTGCCGTTCAGGACGGCGGCCTCGTACGTCTCGCCGTACCTGCGCTCGGGCCAGGTGTTGTAGGCGAGCAGGAACAGGTCGCGGTGCCCCTCCTGGCCGGCGGGGGCGGTGATGTCGGTGGCGTAGTGCCGCATCGCCCGGTCGTCCAGGACGATGGCCTCGCCGGGACCGAGGGTCAGGCTCAGGAACGGCTCGTCGCTGTCGAGCGTCATGAGCTGCGTCTGGCCGCCGCCGATGTTCTGGCGGTCGACCACGGCGATCATGCTGTAGGTGTGCCCGTCCTGGTGCGGTCCCTCGGGCACCGAGACACCGCGTGTCTCGTCGTTGACGATCACCCGCCATTGGTGGACGTCGACCTGCCACTCGAGGGTCTCGTCGAGCGGGACGGTCTCGGCGCCCGCGCGGACCAGGGGGGAGGGGTCGATCCGCAGCGGTTCGTACTCCCTGAGCAGCCCACCCGTCACGCCGTTGAACTGGGTCGCCTGGCAGAAGGGCCGGTGCGGGAGCAGTTCGAGTTCCCAGGCGGACGTGTGCCGGATGCGGTACTGCGAGAAACGACGGTGCCGGAACTTTCCGTCGCAGTACTGGTCGAGCGGCAGCGTCGGAAACTCGTCGCGAATGGCATCGGGAATGTCGTCGAGAGTGACAAGTTGGTAGTTCTGGCCATGGAACGCCACGTACACCACTCCGTATTCGCACAACGACTACTCGCCGGATCAAGCGCCCCGCTCCGCAGGAAAGACAAGACGCGATATCCGAGAGTTGCGGAAAGGGTTTCGACCTTGAGGCGATCCTTCGTCGCACGGGTCACGCAGGGCAAGAGTTGCGTACTGTCATAATCCTGCCTGGCTGCTTCAGGACAGCTCACCGGTGTCAGGTTTCGGCGTCAGTCAGCGGCCCCGACCTGCATCTTCGATGGTGGCGTGGAGGGATCTGGCGCAGGCCGTCCGGCACTTCCCCGTGCCGTTCCGCATGCCGTCCCGCGTTCACCGCCTTTCTGCGAGGGCCCGGTCGAATCCTTTGCCATTACCACCCCCGCGTACGGATCCCTTCGATTCGGCATACACCGTTGACAACCCCGCCACCCAAAGCAAGACTCTGATCCACTGCCGTTCCAGTCGGCGACCGGACCACGGGCCCCTCATCGCCGCTTCGGCGTTCGGCATTCTCATCCCGCCATCCGCGCCTTTCATTCCCACGTCGCATCAGCCGCTTTCCGCGGCCTTTTCGGCGCGCGGCCGGCGAAGAATTCACGATCCTGCACACGGCATAATTCGAGGAGCGGCATACATGCTGAGCAGTCACGATGTCATCGTCGTCGGGAACGGCGCGCTGGGCTCTTCCATCGCGTTCGAGCTGGCCCGGCGCGGGATCGACGTGGCCCGGATCGGCGGTCAGGCCCGGCGGCACGCCGCGTCGACGGCGGCCGGCGCGATGCTGGGCTGCTTCGGAGAGGTGACCGAGCCGCTCATGTCGACCGAGCACGGCCGCTCCAAACTCGCCCTCGACCACCAGGCCCGAGGGCTGTGGCCCGGCTGGCTGGACGAGCTGTCCGCCTGTGCGGGAGACGACTCCGGGCTCCTCACCGCGGACGGCACGGTCGTCTTCCTGAACTCCGTGGGCACGGCCGCGATCGACTCGACCAACTTCGCGGTGATCGAGTCGGCGCTGGCCCAGCACGACGAGCCCTATGAGTCGCTCGACGTCGCAGACATCGACTGGATGCGGCCCAATGAGCTGTTCCGCCCGCTGCGTGCCCTGTTCATGCCGCGGGAGCACGCCGTCGACACCCGCCGGCTCTTCGAGAAGCTGGACGCGGCCCTGGTCAAGGCCCGGGGCACGGTCGTCGAGGAGCACGTCACCTCACTGCTGACCGACGGTGACACGGTGACCGGTGTGGTGCT contains the following coding sequences:
- a CDS encoding peptide ligase PGM1-related protein, whose protein sequence is MARLLIANCFTDELAGDSARLPQAHLQTAAASSHLLLWFARDGDLIVLPVEPEPELLAYVTDMTGTDASTLRLLVPPPGTTGTELLTGERLGNPQFREELRKTLDGRPVDTVLTLTPDAAVASLARFLGAEQAVPGYGFVSQGGGTLVNSKAVFRAVAAGAGVPLPEGAVCTNRQDAEDAIMELLDAGHPVMLKRDYACGGLGNEILTPVPGVEPVGAGRILQLRDRAAVREYLADRWLWLTNDGHHPAVVERYFPDSRAIFVEFVIDDHGAVFSQQGEMLSAPVANAQVIPSPQLEAGPLAVLVTAGARLCESLRSLGYRGFFCADAIVTKDGDVRFTEYNGRITGSTHIYTIIGGQIVGPDYAKDRVLVEYCGWPVPSFAAAAERLAESGLAYDRETRTGVVIVKAYSHADGTIRYCAVAEDLAAAARIRDRVESLFA
- a CDS encoding FAD-binding oxidoreductase, with product MEWLDPDDAEYDAARRVWNAMHDRRPARIARCHETADVVAALRFARTAGLEISVRGGGHNVAGTALADGAVMIDLSPMRQVTVDPRRRVAYAQGGCLLADLDTATAAHGLVCPTGIISQTGLGGLALGGGYGWLSRRWGLTCDHILAAEVVLADGSVVMASPDSHPELLWALRGGGGNFGVVTRFTLRLREATRVTCRTGVWDLDRAPDALEAYRTFTGKLSPDLHVGGGFKVAGAYPGRDGWLPDRLRGRTVLSLTAVWFGPPEQAADAVAPLHEAVPPAATTGRVTTHVELQTMGDHERPAGNRYYTKSTYLDDLTAPVVEECLATARGIPSPLSSVQLEFLRGAVADIPEEDSAFPGRSAPYIYTVSSQWTDPASDRTHIDWTRDAVARLAPYSHGGAYVNYLQDEPHGKVAEVYGAARLARLAAVKATYDPDNVFHLNQNIPPAAADD
- the dpgB gene encoding enoyl-CoA-hydratase DpgB produces the protein MDLRETDVRDHRRAPHPRDAPGTLDVRAERPLAAVTAEIEAVCARAEDAPGTPVVLRLTAASPPGSAVGEHPGWPGPETGIRHVTRWERALRRLERVPAAVVVHAVGACAGPALDLLLVADHRVAAPDLELTLPVHAGRMWPGTLLHRLADQIGTRKARGLLARAPALDAAQALAFGLVDEIDPGADAAGRAASRLAAAQGAELAVRRRLLLDGPSTDIDDALGAHLAACDRELRLRGTAGATASGGTQP
- a CDS encoding ATP-grasp domain-containing protein, with amino-acid sequence MRIAVVDGFSAGRLLVQELNRLGAECVHLKTKPDFRESYTRGFDPDAYIRDLGHVDDIGKAAAALGELGVDRVIAGAESGVVFADTLAHHMGLPHNRIDTVRARRDKAEMARCVREAGLAAPWGARVTTADAAVAGFEENGGRAVVVKPLASAATDGVHVCRTAGQVRRYAEEILAGDDCFGDPNHALLVQEHLDGQEYIVNTVTAGGLHKVVDVWRCVKISGPGGEPVYDYHEPVRRGDPRGEEVVRYTQQAVTALGIVDGAAHTEVMLTARGPVLIETGARLMGSTQPWLHAEYSGTSHVHLLALALTDPEAFARFPDDDIRWSRQIRQVYLNNKRAGHCRSERWRQALASLETCAGIGAALTPGEPVPRTVDLATVPGYVYLVAETIEPILRDYRAIRAWEETDLYLS
- a CDS encoding AurF N-oxygenase family protein, whose amino-acid sequence is MTALPQHSPDGPVTPALPAHDPGDPVENAVISRLAGNWTRRASVKRAEPDLDDLFEPHRPDYPEHLLPFRDHPTYLALDEPVRRKLLAWAWVAFNKNVMDNEQRVVNPGFTLIASGAFDAGLGEAAVQAVTQAMVDEQYHTLMHLNASAVTRRRRGWHLPETALPLAKKARRHEERLAAADHLWQRHLTTLAFTTVSEMSINAYLDLMAQDDEVQPVNRVTAELHNRDEYCHSSISKEMAKAVHARLDPERRAYFVEAFGDGLAAFGAHDFTTWRRIVRLLDIEGGEAMMRDVENEPGRSLLVQDYSGLHGLCAELGVLDEVSFDWQSVTVR
- the dpgA gene encoding 3,5-dihydroxyphenylacetyl-CoA synthase DpgA, which encodes MRGTRPGRTGPRLVAVGSATPPTSYTQQELLEIFRVEDPRIRSLFLNGGIQRRYLTLPPELPDGTRLAETQGDLLAKHLTSGVSIGTEAVQKCLKEARADVGDIGYLCCVSSTGFLTPGFSALLVKELGIPVTCSRLDVVGMGCNAGLNALAAVSGWATANPGRLAVMVCVEVCSAAYVFDGTMRTSVVNSLFGDGAAALALTSGGDTGPEITGFASRIIPEAVDAMRYDWDEQQGRFSFFLDQDIPYVVGAHAERAVGRLLAQAGLRRSDIDHWVIHSGGKKVIDAVRINLGLTRHDTRHTTDVLRDCGNLSSGAFLFSYQRLLEEAVVAPGDNGVLMTMGPGSTIETALLRW
- a CDS encoding 2OG-Fe dioxygenase family protein, with the protein product MAFHGQNYQLVTLDDIPDAIRDEFPTLPLDQYCDGKFRHRRFSQYRIRHTSAWELELLPHRPFCQATQFNGVTGGLLREYEPLRIDPSPLVRAGAETVPLDETLEWQVDVHQWRVIVNDETRGVSVPEGPHQDGHTYSMIAVVDRQNIGGGQTQLMTLDSDEPFLSLTLGPGEAIVLDDRAMRHYATDITAPAGQEGHRDLFLLAYNTWPERRYGETYEAAVLNGTW
- the dpgC gene encoding (3,5-dihydroxyphenyl)acetyl-CoA 1,2-dioxygenase DpgC — encoded protein: MTDATATYTDGRTAPVPPGAVTRWHAGRPALDGPLQRDADDLTRHLRAGDWLLAALPPAPRRDEEQARLAADIVTACRTLRERFIARHAEQVYDGLTDGRTRFPRLAELAFAAAERFPGLVPTRAELAAERALAQADKHGREIDQGIFFRGLLRSPSIGAHLMAAMRAPTPRARELLDDFRRLGHVRLTTVDLERRDGAGYLTVHNEHCLNAEDDQLIDDMETAVDLVLLDDSVRVGVLRGSVMTHPRYRGRRVFSAGINLKQLRDGRISFVDFLLRRELGYVAKMLRGILLDPAAGDAAGQTVEKPWIAAVEGFAIGGGMQLLLVADRVIAADDAFFSLPAAQEGIVPGAGSLRLTRLTGARLARRIILQGRVVRATDPEAALLCDDVVPADRVDETVERAVRDLSAPAVLANRGMLHLAEEPPDLFRAYLAEFAYVQAVRMHAPDVVDKVGRFGRSEEASA